One Succinivibrio dextrinosolvens DNA window includes the following coding sequences:
- the nth gene encoding endonuclease III, whose amino-acid sequence MKKTISLLSDNDRCELLQILSECFPDPKSELIFNNPYELLCAVILSAQATDESVNRVTPKLFSLAPTPLKMVELGVEGISSIVRTIGLWRAKSKNIYEMSKILVEKYESEVPSSYEELISLPGVGSKTAKVMMNVAFGLPTIAVDTHIFRVCNRTGLCPGKNAKEVEDNIVPLIDEKFLLKAHHLLLLHGRYVCKARSPLCEECRIRDLCRKRI is encoded by the coding sequence ATGAAAAAAACTATTAGTTTGTTATCTGATAATGATAGATGTGAGCTTCTGCAGATATTAAGTGAGTGTTTCCCTGATCCTAAATCGGAACTCATCTTTAATAATCCCTATGAGCTTTTGTGTGCGGTGATACTCTCAGCACAGGCTACTGATGAATCTGTAAACAGAGTTACACCAAAGCTTTTCTCTTTAGCTCCTACTCCTTTGAAGATGGTGGAGCTTGGTGTTGAGGGAATATCGTCAATTGTTCGAACAATTGGTTTGTGGAGAGCAAAGTCGAAGAATATCTATGAGATGTCAAAAATTTTGGTGGAGAAATATGAAAGTGAGGTGCCTTCTTCATATGAGGAGCTGATTTCACTTCCAGGAGTAGGTTCTAAAACGGCTAAGGTGATGATGAATGTAGCCTTTGGACTTCCTACTATTGCGGTGGATACACATATCTTTAGAGTGTGTAACCGGACAGGGCTGTGTCCTGGTAAGAATGCCAAAGAGGTGGAGGATAATATTGTGCCTTTAATTGATGAGAAATTTTTATTAAAAGCACATCACCTGTTGCTTTTGCATGGGAGATATGTGTGTAAAGCCAGGAGTCCTTTGTGCGAGGAGTGTAGGATTAGGGATTTGTGTCGGAAGAGGATTTGA
- a CDS encoding phosphoethanolamine transferase — translation MSLTADKKIFKYNNDKKYISIIKIIILILSSFFSAWVFQYICFGRPTFIVSAFFFCLVLSLYDKSRLGLNIFTLLLALVYPAAKVFGSGVVQTAALDVVLTTNFEETVGFHEVLPSYLLIQGGAIFVVYLLLIIFNKRLSVKLSGIKRLYSYLVTAVACICVCIYGYKAFEPRVSEMIEAYSFIVDEQEPKETDFKILSQISKYDNYVVIIGESMRSDFMSTYGFPLKTTPFIDKMNKHYISNFISPAPNTTISVPRFLSLTVDGKLQDNNNAVTMAKLAGFDTHWISSQGYSGISCSSAGRVARYADHKTFVPVQNDFVLLPIIEKTLKDNHKKVIFVHIVGSHENPCSKLFGYPNNYKYNVGKVMNCYLATYNKTDEFVHKVVEMLKATSKSYSLVYFADHGLNFVESSGGYKIFRDPEIKQSYEVPLFVVASDINDNHEYEVTRSAFNMIDFYASWLGVKTNLTRDDYDIFTAESDENPLVADYENTLNPYNEKKDGIKASDVFKKMVDAK, via the coding sequence ATGTCTTTAACTGCAGATAAGAAAATTTTTAAATATAATAACGATAAGAAATATATAAGTATTATTAAAATCATTATTCTGATTCTAAGTTCTTTCTTTAGTGCCTGGGTATTTCAGTATATCTGTTTTGGAAGACCTACCTTTATTGTTTCAGCATTCTTTTTCTGTCTGGTATTAAGCCTTTATGATAAATCGAGACTGGGGCTTAATATTTTTACTCTTTTACTTGCTCTGGTTTATCCTGCAGCTAAGGTCTTTGGAAGTGGAGTGGTACAGACTGCAGCATTAGATGTAGTTCTGACCACTAATTTTGAAGAAACTGTTGGTTTTCATGAGGTACTGCCTTCATATCTTTTAATACAGGGCGGGGCAATCTTTGTTGTCTATCTTTTACTGATTATCTTTAATAAAAGGTTATCTGTAAAGCTGTCAGGAATAAAGAGACTTTATAGTTATCTTGTTACAGCAGTTGCATGTATCTGTGTCTGTATCTATGGATACAAGGCTTTTGAACCTCGTGTCAGTGAGATGATTGAAGCTTATAGCTTTATTGTAGATGAGCAGGAACCAAAAGAGACTGATTTTAAGATACTCTCTCAAATTTCAAAGTATGACAATTATGTAGTAATCATAGGTGAATCTATGAGATCTGACTTTATGTCTACCTATGGATTCCCTTTAAAGACCACTCCTTTCATCGATAAGATGAATAAGCACTATATTTCTAACTTTATATCTCCAGCTCCTAATACCACTATTTCAGTACCAAGATTTTTATCATTAACTGTGGATGGAAAACTGCAGGATAACAACAATGCTGTAACTATGGCAAAATTAGCTGGTTTTGATACCCACTGGATTTCATCTCAGGGCTATTCTGGAATCTCCTGCTCATCAGCAGGACGAGTTGCCAGATATGCAGATCATAAGACCTTTGTTCCGGTACAGAATGATTTTGTGCTGTTACCTATTATTGAAAAGACTTTAAAGGATAATCACAAGAAGGTTATCTTTGTACATATTGTAGGATCTCATGAGAATCCATGCTCAAAGCTCTTTGGTTATCCTAATAACTACAAGTACAATGTTGGTAAGGTGATGAACTGCTATCTTGCAACCTATAACAAGACAGATGAGTTTGTACATAAAGTTGTTGAGATGCTGAAGGCAACCTCAAAGTCCTACTCATTGGTTTATTTTGCAGATCATGGTCTAAACTTCGTTGAATCATCTGGTGGGTATAAGATCTTCCGTGATCCTGAGATTAAGCAGAGCTATGAGGTTCCTTTATTTGTAGTTGCGTCTGATATAAATGACAACCATGAATATGAAGTTACAAGATCAGCTTTTAATATGATTGATTTCTATGCTTCATGGCTTGGAGTAAAGACTAATCTTACACGTGATGATTATGATATCTTCACAGCTGAAAGTGATGAAAATCCTCTGGTTGCAGATTATGAGAATACCTTGAATCCTTATAATGAGAAAAAGGATGGTATTAAAGCTTCTGATGTTTTTAAGAAGATGGTTGATGCTAAATAA